In one window of Candidatus Atribacteria bacterium DNA:
- a CDS encoding homocysteine methyltransferase, translating to ETFYDLEEIKVALQAAKENSNLMVLASMTFNQNLKTLYGVDPERAVVVLESEGADGVGANCGNGPEVLYEVLKIMRKASKTYLMVEPNAGMPELLKGKVVYSASPKIMADYTEKFVQLGLNLIGGCCGTTPLHIKAMSAKIIFKSR from the coding sequence GAAACTTTTTACGATCTTGAGGAAATAAAAGTCGCACTTCAAGCTGCGAAAGAAAATTCTAATCTAATGGTGTTAGCTTCGATGACTTTTAATCAAAATTTAAAGACACTATATGGAGTCGACCCGGAAAGAGCAGTAGTAGTCCTTGAAAGTGAAGGAGCAGATGGAGTAGGAGCTAATTGTGGTAACGGTCCGGAAGTTCTATATGAGGTCTTAAAAATAATGCGAAAGGCAAGTAAGACTTATTTAATGGTTGAACCTAATGCGGGAATGCCTGAATTGCTTAAAGGCAAAGTAGTGTATTCTGCATCTCCAAAAATAATGGCTGACTATACTGAAAAATTTGTTCAATTAGGATTAAATTTAATTGGTGGATGTTGTGGTACTACACCTTTACATATTAAGGCAATGTCCGCTAAAATAATATTTAAAAGTAGGTGA